A single genomic interval of Xylocopa sonorina isolate GNS202 unplaced genomic scaffold, iyXylSono1_principal scaffold0288, whole genome shotgun sequence harbors:
- the LOC143432461 gene encoding uncharacterized protein LOC143432461, with amino-acid sequence MWLNEVQQQPVNCAIARNTKQIMDTVNDASTRANQVPFRSWRIYPLLIREPLLTPWRLLSPKGHAYWPVKYEDLKSQITQYHKQELIHYICSKCLRQFKGIHNWVCHYPKCKGPPDTSLPYSCEHCELRFNSQSGLSTHERSKHPEVRNQKRMLQMKSKKTGGRKAYEWTQDEVNLLIERRRRFQNKRQINKEIQKFLSSTSCKQISDKRRRLRANSTAQVECSSSESEEEIYLSANEDEPQEMINISTTVSDNEWNSFILDYIKTIELPEGSKFERANIELDAILTELNANEVINVNIKEKIEQFIDKTLKPVLIVVDTSSGNKNKSKNNRANKQKRNRMNTRQSSDPHSTNHASRKRFAYARCQELFKKCPKRLADYAIKGDSSFMTDRSTLPQASVVDQFYKKLWEATNPQSNYMPINSDRRSMMEVCPNMSVQDVIDRLKRTNFTSAAGTDGVKRIHLVKKEYYPRVWKINRTTLIPKVNSDLNNVKNWRPITIGPIIARIFSGILDKKLGQFININIRQKGFTREDGCRCNVSILTDAIQVMKSVNGGVVTIVDIAKAFDTVPHQAILKQLDRARVPS; translated from the exons ATGTGGCTAAATGAGGTCCAGCAACAACCGGTAAACTGTGCC ATAGCTAGAAATACT aaacaaATAATGGACACAGTTAATGATGCCTCGACACGAGCGAATCAGGTTCCATTTCGCTCGTGGCGGATTTATCCGCTACTGATCAGGGAACCATTGTTGACGCCCTGGCGA CTGTTGTCTCCAAAAGGGCATGCATATTGGCCTGTTAAATATGAGGACCTAAAATCGCAAATCACCCAGTATCATAAACAAGAATTAATACATTATATTTGCAGTAAATGCCTTCGACAGTTTAAAGGCATTCATAATTGGGTATGCCATTACCCGAAATGTAAGGGGCCGCCTGATACCTCGTTACCGTACTCCTGTGAGCACTGTGAACTCAGATTTAATTCACAAAGTGGCCTCTCGACCCATGAACGTAGTAAACATCCAGAAGTTCGGAACCAAAAACGAATGCTACAAATGAAAAGCAAAAAAACTGGTGGTCGTAAAGCGTATGAGTGGACCCAAGATGAAGTTAATCTGCTGATCGAACGTAGGCGAAGGTTTCAGAATAAGCGCCAAATTAATAAAGAAATTCAGAAATTTCTATCATCTACATCTTGTAAGCAAATTAGCGACAAGAGGCGGCGACTTAGAGCTAACAGTACAGCACAAGTTGAGTGTTCGAGTTCCGAGTCTGAAGAAGAAATATATCTTAGTGCTAATGAAGACGAGCCACAAGAAATGATAAATATAAGTACAACCGTGAGTGATAATGAGTGGAATTCCTTTATTTTAGACTATATTAAAACTATTGAACTACCAGAAGGCTCAAAATTCGAAAGAGCAAATATTGAATTGGACGCTATATTAACTGAGTTAAATGCAAATGAAGttataaatgtaaatattaaGGAAAAAATAGAGCAATTTATAGATAAAACACTTAAGCCTGTGTTAATTGTCGTAGATACATCAagcggaaataaaaataaaagcaaAAATAATAGGGCTAATAAACAAAAACGGAATCGAATGAATACTAGGCAGTCATCCGATCCCCATTCAACCAATCATGCCTCTAGAAAGCGTTTTGCCTACGCAAGGTGTCAAGAGTTGTTTAAAAAATGCCCAAAACGCCTAGCTGATTACGCTATTAAAGGAGATTCTTCTTTTATGACGGATAGATCTACTTTACCCCAAGCTTCGGTAGTAGATCAATTTTATAAGAAATTATGGGAAGCAACCAACCCACAGAGTAATTATATGCCAATAAACAGCGATAGGCGAAGCATGATGGAAGTTTGCCCTAATATGTCGGTTCAAGATGTAATAGATAGATTAAAACGAACTAACTTTACTTCAGCAGCAGGTACCGATGGAGTAAAGAGAATTCATCTTGTTAAAAAAG AATATTACCCTCGAGTTTGGAAAATTAACAGAACTACTTTAATTCCTAAGGTTAACTCAGATTTAAATAATGTTAAAAATTGGCGTCCAATTACAATCGGGCCAATTATAGCCAGAATCTTCTCAGGAATTTTGGATAAAAAGTTAGGAcagtttattaatattaatattcgtCAAAAAGGATTTACTCGTGAAGACGGATGCAGATGTAATGTTTCAATACTTACGGACGCTATTCAAGTAATGAAAAGTGTGAACGGAGGAGTGGTAACAATAGTGGATATTGCAAAAGCGTTTGATACCGTGCCGCATCAAGCAATTCTTAAACAACTAGATAGAGCAAGGGTTCCTAGTTAG